One window of the Pseudofrankia sp. DC12 genome contains the following:
- the ribH gene encoding 6,7-dimethyl-8-ribityllumazine synthase, with translation MSGSGAPQEVLPEASEVRLGIVATRWHSEITDALLEGALRAAQDVKLVVEPTVVRVAGAVELPVVADRLAAHHDAVVALGVVIRGGTPHFDYVCKYVTEGLLRVSLDNGVPVGFGVLTCDTVEQARDRAGLPGSVEDKGREAALAALETALVLTELQPLA, from the coding sequence GGGGCACCACAGGAGGTGCTGCCGGAGGCGTCCGAGGTGCGGCTCGGAATCGTCGCCACCCGGTGGCACAGTGAGATCACCGACGCGCTGCTGGAGGGCGCGCTGCGCGCCGCGCAGGACGTGAAGCTCGTGGTCGAGCCGACCGTGGTCCGAGTGGCGGGCGCCGTCGAGCTGCCGGTCGTCGCCGACCGGCTGGCGGCCCACCACGACGCGGTCGTCGCGCTCGGGGTGGTCATCCGCGGTGGCACCCCCCATTTCGACTACGTCTGCAAGTACGTCACCGAGGGGCTGCTGCGGGTCAGCCTGGACAACGGGGTGCCGGTCGGCTTCGGCGTGCTCACCTGCGACACGGTCGAGCAGGCCAGGGACCGGGCCGGTCTGCCTGGATCCGTCGAGGACAAGGGCCGTGAGGCGGCCCTCGCGGCGCTGGAGACCGCCCTCGTGCTCACCGAGCTCCAGCCGCTCGCCTGA